Proteins encoded together in one Variovorax paradoxus EPS window:
- the glmS gene encoding glutamine--fructose-6-phosphate transaminase (isomerizing), translated as MCGIVGAASHRNIVPVLVQGLQRLEYRGYDSCGVAVHASGLTRARTTSRVAELVTQVREDKVEGLTGIAHTRWATHGAPAVHNAHPHFSHGPGADAQGARPGRIALVHNGIIENHEALRAALEAKGYVFESQTDTEVIAHLVDSLYNGDLFEAVKAAVLQLHGAYAIAVICRDEPQRVVGARAGSPLILGAGKDGSENFLASDAMALAGVTDQIVYLEEGDVVDLQPGKYWIVDKNHKPVTRQVRTVLAHSGAAELGPYRHYMQKEIFEQPRAIGDTLEGVAGIVPELFDGIGQDGATGASAHRVFKDIDKILILACGTSYYSGCTAKYWLESIAKISTQVEIASEYRYRDSVPDPKTLVVTISQSGETADTLAALKHARSLGMEQTLTICNVATSAMVRECKLAYITRAGVEIGVASTKAFTTQLAGLFLLTLAIAQTKGHLTEADEARYLKEMRHLPVALQSVLALEPQIIGWAEDFARKDNALFLGRGLHYPIALEGALKLKEVTYIHAEAYAAGELKHGPLALVTSEMPVVAVAPNDALLEKLKSNLQEVRARGGVLYVLADGDTKIKSGEGLHVIRMPEHYGQLSPLLHVVPLQLLAYHTACARGTDVDKPRNLAKSVTVE; from the coding sequence ATGTGCGGCATCGTCGGGGCAGCGTCCCATCGCAACATCGTTCCGGTCCTCGTCCAGGGCCTCCAGCGGCTCGAGTACCGCGGCTATGACTCCTGCGGCGTCGCGGTGCATGCGAGCGGCCTCACCCGGGCGCGCACCACCTCGCGCGTGGCGGAGCTCGTCACCCAGGTGCGCGAAGACAAGGTCGAAGGCCTGACCGGCATCGCCCACACGCGCTGGGCCACGCACGGCGCGCCGGCCGTTCACAACGCGCACCCGCACTTCAGCCACGGTCCCGGCGCCGACGCGCAGGGCGCGCGCCCCGGCCGCATCGCGCTCGTGCACAACGGCATCATCGAAAACCACGAAGCGCTGCGCGCCGCGCTCGAAGCCAAGGGCTACGTGTTCGAGAGCCAAACCGACACCGAGGTCATCGCCCATCTCGTCGACAGCCTCTACAACGGCGACCTGTTCGAGGCCGTGAAGGCCGCGGTGCTGCAACTGCACGGCGCCTACGCCATCGCCGTGATCTGCCGCGACGAGCCGCAGCGCGTGGTCGGCGCGCGCGCCGGCTCGCCGCTGATCCTCGGCGCGGGCAAGGACGGCAGCGAGAACTTCCTCGCGAGCGACGCGATGGCGCTCGCGGGCGTGACCGACCAGATCGTCTATCTCGAAGAAGGCGACGTGGTCGACCTGCAGCCGGGCAAGTACTGGATCGTCGACAAGAACCACAAGCCCGTGACGCGCCAGGTGCGCACCGTGCTCGCGCACAGCGGCGCGGCCGAACTCGGCCCCTACCGCCACTACATGCAGAAGGAAATCTTCGAGCAGCCGCGCGCCATCGGCGACACGCTCGAAGGCGTGGCGGGCATCGTGCCCGAGCTGTTCGACGGCATCGGCCAGGACGGCGCCACGGGCGCCAGCGCGCATCGCGTTTTCAAGGACATCGACAAGATCCTCATCCTCGCCTGCGGCACCAGCTACTACAGCGGCTGCACCGCCAAGTACTGGCTCGAGAGCATCGCCAAGATTTCCACCCAGGTCGAGATCGCGAGCGAATACCGCTACCGCGACTCGGTGCCCGACCCCAAGACGCTGGTGGTCACCATCAGCCAGTCGGGCGAAACGGCCGACACGCTCGCCGCGCTCAAGCACGCCCGCTCGCTCGGCATGGAACAGACGCTGACGATCTGCAACGTCGCGACCAGCGCGATGGTGCGCGAGTGCAAGCTGGCGTACATCACGCGTGCCGGCGTGGAGATCGGCGTGGCGTCGACCAAGGCCTTCACCACGCAGCTCGCCGGCCTGTTCCTCCTGACGCTGGCCATCGCGCAGACCAAGGGCCATCTCACCGAAGCCGACGAGGCGCGCTACCTGAAGGAAATGCGCCATCTGCCGGTCGCGCTGCAATCGGTGCTCGCGCTGGAGCCGCAGATCATCGGCTGGGCCGAGGACTTCGCGCGCAAGGACAACGCCCTGTTCCTCGGCCGCGGGCTGCACTACCCGATCGCGCTCGAAGGTGCGCTCAAGCTCAAGGAAGTGACGTACATCCACGCCGAGGCGTACGCGGCCGGCGAGCTCAAGCACGGCCCGCTCGCGCTGGTGACGAGCGAGATGCCGGTGGTCGCGGTCGCGCCGAACGACGCGCTGCTGGAAAAGCTCAAGAGCAACCTGCAGGAAGTGCGCGCGCGCGGTGGCGTTCTGTATGTGCTGGCCGACGGCGACACGAAGATCAAGAGCGGCGAAGGGCTGCATGTGATCCGCATGCCGGAGCACTACGGCCAACTGTCGCCGCTGCTGCACGTGGTGCCGCTGCAGCTGCTGGCGTATCACACGGCGTGTGCGCGCGGGACCGATGTGGACAAGCCGCGGAATCTGGCGAAGAGCGTGACGGTGGAGTGA
- a CDS encoding ABC transporter permease, which produces MNPNASPLQRSCRLLLWAYAIAVLVFLMAPILVIMPLSFSSGSFFYYPLPGFSLRWYEDFFTSGNWLPTLKNSLLVGVGATVLATVLGTLAAFGFWRTRFRGRAFVFALLLSPMVVPVIIVAVGMYFAFARVGLANSLIGLTLAHAALGVPFVLVSVSASLAGFDVNLLRAAANLGASPLRAFFRVALPMLAPGIFSGALFAFAISFDEVVVAMLLTGPDQRTLPRQMFAGINDNISLTITAAATLLIGLAVLLLLTLEWLRRRSARLRGVAA; this is translated from the coding sequence ATGAACCCGAACGCATCCCCCCTCCAGCGAAGCTGCCGCCTCTTGTTGTGGGCGTACGCGATCGCGGTGCTTGTCTTCCTGATGGCGCCGATCCTGGTCATCATGCCGTTGTCGTTTTCCAGCGGCTCCTTTTTCTACTACCCGCTGCCCGGCTTTTCATTGCGCTGGTATGAAGATTTCTTCACCTCCGGCAATTGGCTGCCCACGCTGAAGAACAGCCTGCTCGTGGGTGTCGGTGCGACGGTGCTGGCGACCGTTCTGGGAACGTTGGCTGCCTTCGGCTTCTGGCGCACCCGGTTCCGCGGACGGGCCTTCGTCTTCGCACTCCTGCTTTCTCCGATGGTCGTGCCGGTCATCATCGTGGCGGTGGGGATGTACTTCGCCTTTGCGCGCGTGGGTCTGGCCAACAGCCTCATCGGCCTGACCCTCGCGCATGCGGCCCTCGGCGTACCTTTCGTGCTGGTCAGCGTCAGCGCTTCACTGGCCGGATTCGATGTCAACCTGCTGCGCGCCGCAGCGAATCTGGGCGCATCGCCGCTGCGCGCGTTCTTTCGCGTGGCCTTGCCCATGCTGGCGCCGGGCATCTTCTCGGGCGCGCTGTTCGCCTTCGCCATCTCCTTCGACGAAGTCGTGGTGGCGATGCTGCTGACGGGACCGGACCAACGCACGCTGCCGCGCCAGATGTTCGCCGGCATCAACGACAACATCAGCTTGACCATCACGGCAGCCGCGACGCTGCTGATCGGCCTGGCTGTCCTTTTGCTGCTCACCCTGGAGTGGCTGCGGCGGCGCAGCGCACGACTGCGCGGCGTGGCGGCATGA
- a CDS encoding ABC transporter permease, whose product MTADGATCPTAAARGLKSDLRRASRRHRTKALLLIAPLALFLLLTFLVPIGALLSRSVVDTEVAEILPTVSARLQSWNGTALPDDAVFAALATDVRAARSAGRLASAATRLNYDVNGFRSLMFSTARRLPDGPLEPSAREVLVGIDPKWGELDTWGALARAKGPATSLFVLGALDLRSSPGGGVEAMPPDQAVFVPILWRTLSIAGGVTLACLLFGYPLAYLLASLPERKANLLMICVLLPFWVSLLVRTTAWVVLLQNEGVVNSALLQFHLIKEPLAMLYTRFAVYAAMVHVLLPFVVLPLYAVMKSIPPSHMRAAGSLGATPWTAFRRVYLPQTLPGVGAGGLMVFIQALGYYITPALVGGAGDQMISYFIAFYATKTINWGMAAALSLLLLMATTVLYAAYARLVGVDRMKAA is encoded by the coding sequence GTGACCGCAGACGGCGCGACCTGTCCGACGGCCGCCGCCAGGGGCCTGAAGAGCGATCTGAGACGGGCTTCCCGCCGTCACCGCACGAAGGCCCTGCTCCTGATCGCGCCGCTCGCACTGTTCCTCCTGCTCACGTTCCTCGTGCCGATCGGCGCCCTCTTGAGCCGATCCGTCGTGGACACCGAAGTGGCCGAGATCCTGCCGACGGTGTCTGCACGGCTGCAGTCGTGGAACGGGACCGCGTTGCCGGACGACGCCGTGTTCGCCGCCCTGGCAACCGACGTGCGCGCGGCGCGCAGCGCCGGCCGGCTCGCGTCGGCCGCCACGCGCCTGAACTACGACGTGAACGGGTTCCGCTCGCTGATGTTCTCCACGGCCCGGCGCCTGCCGGACGGGCCGTTGGAGCCCAGTGCGCGCGAGGTGCTTGTCGGCATCGATCCGAAATGGGGCGAGCTCGATACCTGGGGAGCCCTGGCGCGTGCCAAGGGTCCCGCGACTTCGCTGTTCGTTCTCGGCGCGCTCGACCTGCGTTCGTCGCCGGGCGGCGGCGTCGAAGCGATGCCGCCGGACCAGGCGGTCTTCGTGCCGATCCTCTGGCGCACCTTGTCGATTGCGGGCGGCGTCACGTTGGCCTGCCTGCTGTTCGGCTATCCGCTGGCGTACCTGCTGGCCAGCCTGCCTGAGCGCAAGGCGAACCTGCTGATGATCTGCGTGCTGCTGCCTTTCTGGGTCTCGCTGCTCGTGCGAACGACCGCCTGGGTCGTCCTGTTGCAGAACGAGGGCGTCGTGAACTCGGCCTTGCTCCAGTTCCACCTCATCAAAGAGCCGCTCGCGATGCTCTACACGCGCTTTGCGGTCTACGCGGCGATGGTGCACGTGCTCCTGCCGTTCGTCGTGCTGCCGCTCTACGCAGTGATGAAGAGCATTCCGCCCTCGCACATGCGGGCCGCCGGGTCGCTGGGCGCGACGCCCTGGACGGCGTTTCGCCGCGTGTACCTGCCGCAGACACTCCCGGGCGTGGGCGCCGGCGGCCTGATGGTGTTCATCCAGGCGCTGGGCTACTACATCACGCCGGCGCTGGTCGGCGGTGCCGGGGACCAGATGATCAGCTACTTCATCGCCTTCTACGCGACCAAGACCATCAACTGGGGCATGGCCGCGGCGCTGTCTCTGCTGCTGCTCATGGCGACCACTGTTCTCTATGCGGCCTACGCGCGCCTCGTTGGCGTCGACAGGATGAAAGCGGCATGA
- a CDS encoding BLUF domain-containing protein, translating to MTDEQPLHEIFYCSVLAQDLPPNAVGTIVGQARARNAQRKITGLLVFDGMRFCQHLEGPRDAVKALMRSIERDLRHTEVRLVHEGQLESRRYSGFGLGLAESEGPDLMAGVHALEGEAAFKHFLALRSSFDISG from the coding sequence ATGACAGACGAACAGCCGCTCCACGAAATTTTCTATTGCAGCGTACTCGCGCAAGACCTGCCCCCCAATGCCGTGGGCACCATCGTCGGCCAGGCACGGGCCCGCAATGCCCAGCGAAAGATCACCGGCCTCTTGGTCTTCGACGGCATGCGTTTCTGCCAGCACCTGGAGGGCCCGCGCGATGCGGTGAAGGCATTGATGCGGAGCATCGAACGAGACCTCCGGCACACCGAGGTGCGGCTGGTCCACGAGGGCCAGTTGGAATCGCGCCGCTACAGCGGCTTCGGCCTGGGCCTGGCCGAGAGCGAAGGCCCTGATCTGATGGCCGGCGTGCACGCCCTGGAAGGGGAAGCCGCGTTCAAGCATTTCCTGGCGCTGCGCTCCAGCTTCGACATCAGCGGCTGA
- a CDS encoding Lrp/AsnC family transcriptional regulator encodes MESISLDAVDLRLLEALQRDASQTNQRLAADVGISPPTCLRRVQRLKDEGLIERQVALLSPDRLAAVLGHGLQAVVEISLDRQDAAALDAFETRVIADDAVQQCWRVSPGPDFVLVVAARDMPDYGALTQRLFTADANVRNVKAFFSLKRAKFEPAVPLG; translated from the coding sequence ATGGAATCAATCTCCCTCGATGCAGTAGACCTCCGGCTGCTCGAAGCGCTGCAGCGCGACGCCTCGCAGACCAACCAGCGCCTCGCCGCCGACGTGGGCATCTCCCCGCCCACGTGCCTCCGACGGGTTCAGCGGCTGAAGGACGAAGGCCTCATCGAGCGCCAGGTCGCACTGCTCTCGCCCGACCGGCTGGCCGCGGTGCTGGGCCACGGACTGCAGGCGGTGGTCGAGATTTCGCTGGACCGGCAGGACGCCGCCGCGCTCGACGCCTTCGAAACCCGCGTGATCGCCGACGACGCGGTGCAGCAGTGCTGGCGCGTCTCGCCCGGCCCCGACTTCGTGCTGGTGGTCGCGGCGCGCGACATGCCGGACTACGGCGCGCTGACCCAGCGCCTGTTCACGGCCGATGCCAACGTGCGCAACGTGAAGGCGTTCTTCAGCCTCAAGCGCGCCAAGTTCGAACCCGCGGTGCCGCTGGGCTGA
- a CDS encoding Crp/Fnr family transcriptional regulator, with protein MNPCDDCALRRLEAFLPASPEELKTIQSFRVGARRVEAGGSIIEEHRPSTQLFTLYSGWAFRYKTLTDGRRQILSFLLPGDFIGLQDEFAEGQTHGVEAVTDVSLCAFSRDRLWPLFHAQPKLGYDITWLAAREEKMVDDNLVTTGRRNAGERVAMLLMHLYRRAERVGMVRDGWVEFPFNQQHIADALGLSLVHTNKTLRRLQRLGLHKLDAGWLRILEPHALEALGDYFERPLRPVPLI; from the coding sequence GTGAATCCTTGCGACGACTGCGCGCTGCGCCGGCTTGAGGCGTTCCTGCCCGCATCGCCGGAAGAGCTCAAGACCATCCAGTCGTTCCGCGTCGGCGCCCGGCGGGTGGAAGCCGGCGGCTCGATCATCGAAGAGCACCGGCCCAGCACGCAGCTCTTCACCCTTTATTCGGGGTGGGCGTTTCGCTACAAGACCCTGACCGACGGGCGCCGACAGATCCTGAGTTTTCTGCTGCCCGGCGATTTCATCGGCCTGCAGGACGAATTCGCCGAAGGCCAGACGCACGGCGTGGAAGCCGTGACCGACGTTTCGCTGTGCGCCTTCTCGCGCGACCGCCTCTGGCCGCTCTTCCACGCCCAGCCCAAGCTCGGCTACGACATCACCTGGCTCGCGGCGCGCGAGGAAAAGATGGTGGACGACAACCTCGTCACCACCGGCCGGCGCAACGCGGGCGAGCGGGTGGCGATGCTGCTCATGCACCTGTACCGCCGGGCCGAACGCGTGGGCATGGTGCGCGACGGCTGGGTGGAGTTTCCGTTCAACCAGCAGCACATCGCCGATGCGCTGGGGCTTTCGCTGGTGCACACCAACAAGACCCTGCGCCGCCTGCAGCGCCTGGGGCTCCACAAGCTCGATGCGGGGTGGCTCCGCATCCTGGAGCCGCATGCGCTGGAGGCGCTGGGCGACTATTTCGAGCGGCCGCTGCGGCCCGTTCCGCTGATCTGA
- a CDS encoding aspartate aminotransferase family protein has translation MTIAETSETSGSARDARTEETLLERRRRLLGPAYRLFYEKPVHLVRGEGVWLYDAHGTPYLDAYNNVACVGHCHPEVVAALARQAAQLNTHTRYLHEDVVDYAERLLASFPVELAHVMFTCSGSEANDLALRVARACTGGSGIVVTQFAYHGVTSALAELSPSLGAHAPLGSHVRTVPMPVGQGPEAGRDFAAHVGRAIEDMRQAGIRPAALLLDTAFSSDGVYTDPAGFVAEAVATMRAAGAVFIADEVQAGFGRMGSHMWGFQRHGVVPDMVTLGKPMGNGHPMAGMVCRSQLLREFGERCRYFNTFGGNPVSANVGTAVLDVIEREGLQENAKRVGCYLKAGLARLAERHELIGDIRGEGLFVGIELVRDRAAKTPAPTETTRIVNAMRERGVLIGAAGIAGNVLKVRPPLPFSEAHADIFLARLDEVLAEGVSGLR, from the coding sequence ATGACGATTGCCGAAACCTCCGAAACCTCCGGATCCGCCAGAGACGCGCGTACCGAAGAGACCCTGCTCGAACGCAGGCGGCGCCTGCTTGGGCCCGCCTACCGGCTGTTCTATGAAAAGCCCGTGCATCTGGTCCGGGGAGAAGGCGTTTGGCTGTACGACGCGCACGGCACGCCCTATCTCGACGCCTACAACAACGTCGCCTGCGTGGGGCACTGCCACCCCGAAGTCGTCGCCGCGCTGGCGCGGCAAGCGGCCCAGCTGAACACGCATACGCGCTACCTGCACGAAGACGTTGTCGACTATGCCGAACGCCTGCTCGCTTCTTTCCCGGTGGAGCTCGCGCATGTGATGTTCACTTGCAGCGGGAGCGAGGCGAACGACCTGGCCTTGCGAGTGGCCAGGGCCTGCACCGGTGGCTCCGGCATCGTCGTCACGCAGTTCGCGTACCACGGCGTCACCAGCGCGCTGGCCGAACTCTCGCCTTCACTGGGGGCGCATGCGCCGCTCGGCAGCCATGTGCGCACCGTGCCCATGCCAGTCGGGCAAGGGCCCGAAGCCGGTCGAGACTTCGCCGCGCATGTCGGCAGGGCGATCGAGGACATGCGCCAGGCCGGCATTCGGCCGGCCGCGCTGCTGCTGGACACCGCCTTCTCCAGCGACGGGGTCTACACAGATCCAGCGGGTTTCGTGGCGGAGGCGGTCGCAACCATGCGTGCTGCGGGCGCCGTCTTCATTGCCGACGAGGTCCAGGCCGGTTTCGGACGCATGGGGTCGCACATGTGGGGCTTTCAGCGCCACGGCGTGGTGCCTGACATGGTGACGCTCGGCAAGCCCATGGGCAATGGGCATCCAATGGCAGGCATGGTCTGCCGCTCGCAGTTGCTGCGCGAATTCGGCGAGCGCTGCCGGTACTTCAATACGTTCGGCGGCAACCCCGTTTCGGCCAATGTCGGAACGGCGGTGCTGGATGTGATCGAGCGGGAAGGTTTGCAAGAGAACGCCAAACGCGTCGGTTGCTATCTCAAGGCCGGTCTTGCCCGGCTCGCCGAACGGCACGAACTCATTGGCGACATACGCGGCGAGGGCTTGTTCGTCGGCATCGAGCTCGTGCGCGACAGAGCCGCCAAGACGCCGGCCCCGACCGAAACGACAAGGATCGTCAACGCCATGCGCGAGCGCGGCGTGTTGATCGGGGCTGCAGGCATCGCGGGCAACGTGCTCAAGGTGCGTCCGCCCTTGCCGTTCTCCGAAGCGCACGCGGATATCTTTCTTGCGAGGTTGGACGAGGTGCTTGCCGAAGGCGTTTCAGGCCTTCGCTAG
- a CDS encoding phosphotransferase has translation MHSLSNIGDAFTLPAPAIDVETAQRLVHDHYGISGVVQRLTGERDQNFRIRSGQGHDYLLKISHPAEDRSMTEFQTQALLHIMRTDPTLPVPHVIETRDGESEKFLAIGGHAPRIVRLLSYLQGDLLPMVPRSSALRQHMAATLARLAIALRGFFHPAAGHDLPWDLKHAGDLRDLLAHIPDMRQRSLAERFLDGFEEHARPQLARLRAQVVHNDLNDYNVLVDPAHHDRVAGILDFGDMVHTALINDLAIASSYQLTDSSDPLGTVAEFVAAYHAVLPLEPMEIDVLFDLMATRLVSVVAIGGWRAQQHPENRDYILRNNAKSWARLERCGALPRAQARQTLRRACNME, from the coding sequence ATGCATAGTCTGTCGAACATCGGCGATGCGTTCACGCTGCCGGCCCCGGCAATCGACGTGGAGACCGCGCAGCGGCTCGTTCACGATCACTACGGCATCAGCGGTGTGGTGCAGCGGTTGACCGGCGAACGCGACCAGAACTTCCGCATCCGGTCCGGGCAGGGACACGATTACCTGTTGAAGATTTCGCACCCTGCGGAAGACCGGTCCATGACCGAATTCCAGACCCAGGCGTTGCTGCACATCATGCGCACCGACCCGACGCTGCCGGTTCCTCATGTGATCGAGACCCGCGATGGCGAATCCGAGAAATTCCTCGCCATCGGCGGCCATGCACCTCGCATCGTGCGGCTGCTGTCGTACCTGCAGGGCGACCTGCTGCCGATGGTTCCGCGCAGTTCCGCACTGCGCCAGCACATGGCCGCGACATTGGCCCGGCTCGCGATCGCGCTGCGCGGCTTTTTCCATCCGGCCGCGGGACATGACCTGCCATGGGACCTCAAGCATGCCGGCGACCTGAGAGATTTGTTGGCGCACATCCCCGACATGAGGCAGCGCAGCCTGGCCGAACGCTTCCTGGACGGTTTCGAGGAGCACGCCAGACCGCAGCTTGCACGGCTGCGGGCGCAGGTCGTGCACAACGACCTCAACGACTACAACGTGCTGGTGGATCCGGCACACCATGACCGCGTGGCCGGCATCCTCGATTTCGGCGACATGGTGCACACGGCGCTGATCAACGACCTCGCGATCGCCAGCTCGTACCAATTGACGGACAGTTCCGATCCGCTCGGTACGGTGGCCGAATTCGTCGCGGCCTACCACGCGGTGCTTCCGCTCGAGCCAATGGAAATCGATGTGCTCTTCGACCTCATGGCGACGCGGTTGGTCTCGGTCGTGGCCATCGGCGGATGGCGTGCGCAGCAGCATCCCGAGAACCGCGACTACATCCTGCGCAACAACGCGAAGTCCTGGGCTCGCCTGGAACGCTGCGGCGCCCTTCCGAGAGCACAAGCGCGCCAGACGCTGCGCCGCGCCTGCAACATGGAATGA
- a CDS encoding DUF6279 family lipoprotein, which produces MLVFSRMRCAELARIIGVLLLVSALGACSAVKLAYNNLPEVSYWWLDGYFDFDSTQTPKVRDELAQLLAWHRQNELPKVITLLQEAQGLAPGEVTPAQACKFADSIRERLLAAVERAEPATTDLALTLSESQLQQLERKYAKLNNDYRKDWLDRTPAQVQEKRYDQFLDRMEDFYGRLTSEQRDLLKQQVAQSVFSPQLADAERRKRQQEALAMLRGFATKKPSPAEARAALHAYLLRIAEPPPGPWRDQQQALLEEGCRNLAALHNGTSASQREQAVRRLQAYQSDLRQLVVATR; this is translated from the coding sequence ATGCTTGTGTTTTCCCGGATGCGTTGCGCGGAACTGGCGCGAATTATCGGCGTGCTGCTGCTGGTCTCTGCGCTGGGCGCCTGCAGCGCGGTGAAGCTGGCCTACAACAACCTGCCCGAGGTGAGCTACTGGTGGCTCGACGGGTATTTCGATTTCGACAGCACCCAGACACCCAAGGTGCGCGACGAACTCGCCCAGTTGCTGGCCTGGCACCGGCAGAACGAGCTGCCCAAGGTCATCACCCTGCTGCAGGAAGCGCAAGGCCTGGCGCCGGGCGAGGTGACGCCGGCACAGGCCTGCAAATTCGCCGACAGCATTCGCGAGCGCCTGCTGGCCGCGGTCGAGCGCGCCGAGCCGGCCACCACCGACCTGGCACTCACTTTGAGCGAATCGCAGTTGCAGCAGCTGGAGCGCAAGTACGCCAAGCTCAACAACGACTACCGCAAGGACTGGCTCGACCGCACGCCCGCGCAGGTGCAGGAAAAGCGCTACGACCAGTTCCTCGACCGCATGGAAGACTTCTACGGCCGCCTCACGTCCGAGCAGCGCGATCTGCTGAAGCAGCAGGTGGCGCAGTCGGTCTTCAGCCCGCAGCTCGCCGATGCCGAGCGCCGCAAGCGCCAGCAGGAGGCGCTGGCGATGCTGCGCGGGTTCGCCACGAAGAAGCCGTCGCCGGCCGAGGCGCGCGCCGCGCTGCATGCCTATCTGCTGCGCATCGCGGAGCCGCCGCCCGGCCCCTGGCGCGACCAGCAGCAGGCGCTGCTGGAGGAAGGCTGCCGGAATCTCGCGGCCCTGCACAACGGCACCAGCGCCAGCCAGCGCGAGCAAGCGGTGCGCCGGCTGCAGGCCTACCAGAGCGACCTGCGGCAACTGGTGGTGGCCACGCGCTGA
- the glmU gene encoding bifunctional UDP-N-acetylglucosamine diphosphorylase/glucosamine-1-phosphate N-acetyltransferase GlmU gives MNQTPQQQKQDIQGPIDVVIMAAGKGTRMKSRLPKVLHRLGGRALIAHVADTAARIGARHVVVVTGHCAAEVEAAMAGAVGGATPRFARQEPQLGTGHAVQQATPLLPDDGTVVVLSGDVPLIGEATLRALVAASAGERLALLTIEFDDPSGYGRVIRSAAGGAVTAIVEHKDANEAQRAVREIYSGVMAVPARLLKGWLARLDNRNAQNEYYLTDVVKLAAADGVSVVAHITTDALQVAGINSPVQLAALERAWQLRQANALMEQGVRLADPARFDLRGTLACAGDVEIDVNCVFEGAVSLGEGVRIGANCVIANARIEAGAVIHPFTHIDGEKAGVTVGERALIGPFARLRPGAQLGTEVHIGNFVEVKNSTLAAGAKANHLAYLGDATVGERVNYGAGSITANYDGANKHRTVIEADVHIGSNCVLVAPVTIGAGGTIGGGSTVNKSTEPGALTVARSKPVSFPDWKRPQKKPKA, from the coding sequence ATGAATCAGACTCCGCAGCAGCAAAAGCAAGACATCCAGGGGCCGATCGACGTGGTGATCATGGCGGCCGGCAAAGGCACGCGCATGAAAAGCAGACTGCCCAAAGTGTTGCATCGTTTGGGCGGCCGCGCGCTGATCGCGCATGTTGCCGACACCGCCGCCCGCATCGGCGCTCGCCATGTGGTGGTCGTGACCGGCCACTGTGCTGCCGAGGTCGAGGCCGCGATGGCCGGCGCCGTCGGCGGCGCGACGCCCCGTTTCGCACGCCAGGAACCGCAGCTGGGCACCGGCCACGCCGTGCAGCAGGCGACGCCGCTGCTGCCCGACGACGGCACGGTGGTCGTGCTCTCGGGCGACGTGCCGCTCATCGGCGAAGCCACGCTGCGGGCGCTGGTTGCCGCCAGTGCCGGCGAGCGCCTGGCGCTGCTGACCATCGAATTCGACGACCCGAGCGGCTACGGCCGCGTGATCCGAAGTGCGGCCGGCGGGGCGGTGACGGCCATCGTCGAGCACAAGGACGCCAACGAGGCGCAGCGCGCGGTGCGCGAGATCTACAGCGGCGTGATGGCCGTGCCCGCGCGCCTGCTCAAGGGCTGGCTCGCGCGGCTGGACAACCGCAATGCGCAGAATGAGTACTACCTGACCGACGTCGTGAAGCTCGCCGCAGCCGACGGCGTGTCGGTGGTGGCGCACATCACGACCGATGCGCTGCAGGTGGCGGGCATCAACAGCCCGGTGCAGCTCGCGGCGCTCGAGCGCGCCTGGCAACTGCGCCAGGCGAATGCGCTGATGGAGCAGGGCGTGCGCCTGGCCGACCCGGCGCGCTTCGACCTGCGCGGCACGCTGGCATGCGCGGGGGACGTCGAGATCGACGTCAACTGCGTGTTCGAAGGCGCGGTGTCGCTGGGCGAGGGCGTGCGCATCGGTGCGAACTGCGTGATCGCCAACGCGCGCATCGAGGCCGGCGCGGTGATCCATCCGTTCACCCACATCGACGGCGAGAAGGCCGGCGTGACGGTGGGCGAGCGCGCCCTGATCGGCCCGTTCGCGCGCCTGCGCCCCGGCGCGCAACTCGGGACGGAGGTGCACATCGGCAATTTCGTCGAGGTGAAGAACTCCACGCTCGCGGCCGGCGCCAAGGCCAATCACCTGGCCTACCTGGGCGATGCCACGGTGGGCGAGCGCGTCAACTACGGCGCGGGCAGCATCACCGCCAACTACGACGGCGCCAACAAGCACCGCACGGTGATCGAGGCCGACGTGCACATCGGCAGCAACTGCGTGCTGGTGGCGCCGGTCACCATCGGCGCGGGCGGCACCATCGGGGGCGGATCGACCGTCAACAAGTCGACCGAACCGGGCGCGCTGACCGTGGCGCGCAGCAAGCCGGTGAGTTTTCCCGACTGGAAGCGGCCGCAGAAGAAGCCGAAGGCCTGA